Proteins encoded together in one Prunus dulcis chromosome 3, ALMONDv2, whole genome shotgun sequence window:
- the LOC117622687 gene encoding nitrile-specifier protein 5-like, whose product MALVQGKWIKLDQKGTGPGARSSHAITLVGQKGYVFGGEFTPRVPVDNKLHVFDLKELTWSVIEGTGDVPPPRVGVTLVAVGQIIYVFGGRDYDHNELNELYSFDTSTNNWTLISSGDIGPPHRSYHSVTADDRHVYIFGGCGVAGRLNDLWAYDVVDKKWIQYPKPGDNLKGRGGPGLLVVEGKIWVVYGFAGEEADDVHTFDPAHGEWTQIETSGEKPTARSVFSTVAIGKYIVIYGGEVDPSDLGHMGAGKFAAEVYALDTETLVWKRWDDGLGSGHHPGPRGWCAFARGHWDGEVGLLVYGGNSPTNDRLGDIFFFTPYLEANGK is encoded by the exons ATGGCTCTGGTGCAAGGCAAATGGATCAAG CTTGATCAAAAGGGGACTGGGCCTGGAGCAAGAAGCTCACATGCCATTACCCTAGTAGGACAGAAGGGCTATGTTTTTGGTGGCGAATTCACGCCACGTGTCCCCGTCGACAACAAACTCCACGTGTTTGACCTCAAGGAGCTGACGTGGTCTGTGATCGAGGGAACCGGTGATGTCCCGCCGCCACGTGTTGGTGTGACATTGGTAGCCGTTGGACAAATCATCTATGTTTTTGGTGGCAGGGACTATGACCACAACGAGCTCAATGAGCTCTATTCCTTTGACACATCTACAAACAACTGGACCCTAATTTCTAGTGGGGACATTGGGCCCCCTCATCGGAGCTACCACTCCGTGACAGCCGATGACCGCCATGTGTATATTTTTGGCGGCTGCGGTGTGGCCGGCCGCCTTAATGATCTATGGGCCTACGACGTGGTTGATAAAAAATGGATCCAATACCCAAAACCGGGTGACAATTTGAAAGGGAGAGGCGGGCCTGGCCTGCTAGTGGTTGAAGGGAAAATATGGGTTGTGTATGGCTTTGCTGGAGAGGAAGCTGACGATGTGCACACCTTCGACCCAGCCCAtggtgagtggacccaaatTGAGACAAGCGGCGAGAAACCAACGGCTCGGAGTGTATTCTCTACGGTAGCAATCGGAAAATACATAGTTATATACGGTGGGGAAGTGGACCCTAGTGACTTGGGCCACATGGGTGCTGGGAAATTTGCTGCTGAGGTCTATGCACTGGACACAGAGACATTGGTGTGGAAGAGGTGGGATGATGGGCTGGGCTCGGGCCATCATCCCGGGCCTCGCGGGTGGTGCGCATTTGCCCGTGGGCACTGGGATGGAGAAGTGGGCCTTTTGGTGTATGGCGGGAACTCACCAACTAATGATCGCCTTGgtgatattttcttcttcactcCTTATTTGGAAGCAAATGGTAAATGA
- the LOC117622262 gene encoding fasciclin-like arabinogalactan protein 2 yields the protein MPHPPALTSSLALSALFLFLLSSTSQAHNITRILAKHPELSSFNHYLTLTHLATEINRRQTITVLAIDNAAMSSLLSKGLSVYTIKNVLSLHVLVDYFGAKKLHQITHGTTLASSMFQATGAAAGTSGYVNITNLKGGKVGFGAQDNDGKLNSFYVKSVQEIPYNISVLQISQVLTSAEAEAPTAGPSQLNLTAILSKQGCKAFADLLISSGADTTFETNIDGGLTVFCPTDAVINGFLPKYKNLTTSQKVSLLLYHGIPVYQSLQMLKSNNGLVNTLATDKANKFDFTVQNDGEIVSLETEVVTAKITGTLIDEEPLVIYKVNKVLQPTELFKVKTAPAPKEVAEGPDDSADAPGSDDSNDQTADSDKNGDAGLDGGRLGMVVLSLCVGVLLM from the exons ATGCCACACCCACCAGCCCTCACCTCCAGCCTAGCCCTCTCAgccctcttcctcttcctcctctcctccACATCCCAAGCACATAACATTACGCGCATACTCGCCAAACACCCAGAGCTCTCCTCCTTCAACCACTACCTCACCCTCACCCACCTCGCCACAGAGATCAACCGCCGCCAGACCATCACCGTCCTCGCCATCGACAATGCCGCCATGTCTTCCCTCCTCTCCAAAGGACTCTCTGTCTACACCATAAAGAATGTGCTTTCCCTCCATGTTCTTGTGGATTACTTCGGTGCCAAGAAACTTCACCAGATCACCCACGGCACCACCTTGGCTAGCAGCATGTTCCAGGCCACGGGGGCGGCGGCAGGGACTTCGGGGTACGTGAACATCACCAACCTCAAGGGCGGTAAAGTCGGCTTTGGAGCTCAAGACAATGATGGGAAGCTTAATTCCTTCTATGTGAAGTCTGTGCAGGAGATTCCATACAATATCTCCGTCTTGCAAATCAGTCAG GTATTAACTTCGGCGGAAGCTGAGGCGCCAACCGCAGGGCCAAGCCAGCTGAACCTAACGGCGATCCTATCAAAGCAAGGCTGCAAAGCCTTCGCCGACTTGCTGATCTCATCGGGAGCAGACACGACCTTCGAGACCAACATTGACGGAGGCCTAACGGTGTTTTGCCCGACGGACGCCGTCATCAACGGCTTCCTTCCCAAGTACAAAAACCTAACGACATCCCAAAAGGTGTCGTTGCTGCTCTACCACGGCATCCCTGTGTACCAGTCCCTCCAGATGCTCAAGTCCAACAACGGCCTCGTCAACACCCTGGCCACCGACAAGGCCAACAAGTTCGATTTCACCGTCCAAAATGACGGCGAGATCGTCAGCTTGGAGACGGAGGTCGTGACGGCGAAGATAACGGGGACATTGATCGACGAGGAGCCTCTGGTGATTTACAAGGTGAACAAGGTCTTGCAGCCGACGGAGCTGTTCAAGGTGAAGACGGCGCCTGCGCCGAAGGAGGTGGCTGAGGGGCCGGATGATTCTGCTGACGCGCCGGGATCTGATGATTCGAACGATCAAACGGCTGATAGTGATAAGAATGGAGACGCGGGATTGGACGGTGGGAGATTGGGTATGgttgttttgagtttgtgcGTTGGGGTTTTGCTTATGTGA